One Choloepus didactylus isolate mChoDid1 chromosome 8, mChoDid1.pri, whole genome shotgun sequence DNA window includes the following coding sequences:
- the LOC119541361 gene encoding keratin, type II cytoskeletal 2 oral-like isoform X1 → MNRQVSKKSFSGGSHGFSGRSAVVSGSSRMSCVARSRGASGGACGFRSGGGGFGSQSLYNLGGYKSISMGVAAGGSRAGGFGGRRSICGSGFGGGYGGGFGGGFGGGFGGGRGVGGGFGGAGGFGGIGGFGGPGGFGGPGGFSVPGGFGGPGGFGPGGFPGGIQEVTINQSLLQPLNVEIDPQIGQVKAQEREQIKALNNKFASFIDKVRFLEQQNKVLETKWELLQQQPTGSGSNNLEPLFESYISVLRRQLDSLLAERGNLNNELKIVGDLVEDFKKKYEDEINKRTAAENEFVGLKKDVDAAYMNKVELQARVDSLADEINFLRNFYDMELSQMQTQVSDTNVVLSMDNNRCLDLDSIIAEVKAQYEEIAQRSKAEAEALYQTKLGELQTTAGRHGDDLRSTKSEIMELNRMIQRLRAEIENLKKQNANLQTAIAEAEQRGEMALKDARDKLNELEAALQKAKDDLARMLRDYQDLMNTKLALDVEIATYRKLLEGEECRMSGECQSAVSISVFSNITSTSSSSGGSRGGFGVVGGSSIGYRGSSSRGGSSGYGGVSGTSSSGYGGVSGSSSRGYGGVSGSSSSGYGGISGSSSGGRVSSGGYQSGISGSRLGSGGSSSVSQSGFSSSSGGIQTSGGGGYKSGSGGSTSIRFSQTTSSSQQSSK, encoded by the exons ATGAACAGACAAGTCTCCAAGAAGTCCTTCAGTGGAGGGAGCCACGGCTTCTCTGGCCGCTCTGCCGTGGTCTCTGGCAGCAGCAGGATGAGCTGTGTGGCCCGCTCTCGGGGAGCCAGCGGAGGGGCCTGTGGGTTCCGGAGCGGAGGTGGTGGCTTTGGCAGCCAGAGCCTCTACAACCTGGGAGGCTACAAGAGCATCTCCATGGGCGTGGCGGCCGGTGGCTCCAGGGCTGGTGGCTTTGGTGGAAGACGTAGCATCTGTGGCAGTGGCTTTGGAGGTGGCTATGGAGGTGGCTTTGGTGGTGGTTTTGGTGGTGGCTTTGGGGGTGGCAGAGGAGTAGGAGGTGGCTTCGGAGGAGCTGGTGGTTTTGGTGGTATTGGTGGCTTCGGTGGGCCTGGTGGTTTTGGTGGCCCTGGTGGCTTCAGTGTTCCTGGTGGCTTCGGTGGTCCTGGTGGCTTTGGCCCAGGTGGCTTCCCAGGTGGAATCCAGGAAGTGACTATCAACCAGAGCCTCCTACAGCCCCTCAATGTGGAGATTGACCCCCAGATTGGGCAAGTAAAGGCTCAAGAGCGGGAGCAGATCAAGGCCCTTAACAACAAGTTTGCTTCCTTCATTGACAAG GTGCGGTTTTTGGAGCAGCAGAACAAGGTCTTGGAAACCAAGTGGGAACTGCTCCAGCAGCAGCCCACGGGCTCCGGCTCCAACAACCTGGAGCCCTTGTTTGAATCCTACATCAGTGTCCTACGCAGGCAGTTGGATTCCCTTCTGGCGGAAAGGGGAAACCTGAATAATGAGCTGAAGATCGTGGGAGACCTGGTAGAAGACTTCAAAAAGAA gtatGAAGATGAGATCAACAAACGCACTGCAGCAGAGAACGAGTTTGTGGGGCTCAAGAAG GATGTGGATGCCGCTTACATGAACAAAGTGGAACTGCAGGCCCGTGTGGACAGCCTGGCAGATGAAAtaaacttcctgaggaacttctaTGATATG GAGCTGTCCCAGATGCAGACTCAGGTGTCTGACACCAACGTGGTCCTCTCCATGGACAACAACCGCTGCCTGGACCTGGACAGCATCATTGCCGAGGTCAAAGCCCAGTACGAGGAGATCGCCCAGAGGAGCAAGGCCGAGGCCGAGGCCCTGTACCAGACCAAG TTGGGAGAGCTGCAGACCACGGCCGGCAGGCACGGTGATGACCTGAGGAGCACCAAGAGCGAGATAATGGAGCTCAATAGGATGATCCAGAGGCTGCGGGCAGAGATCGAGAACCTCAAGAAGCAG AATGCCAACCTGCAGACAGCCATCGCGGAAGCCGAGCAGCGTGGGGAGATGGCCCTTAAGGACGCCCGGGACAAGCTGAATGAGCTGGAGGCCGCTCTGCAGAAGGCCAAGGACGACCTGGCCCGGATGCTGCGTGACTACCAGGACCTGATGAACACCAAGCTGGCCCTGGACGTGGAGATCGCCACCTACCGCAAGCTGCTGGAGGGCGAGGAGTGCAG GATGTCTGGGGAGTGTCAGAGTGCTGTGAGCATTT CGGTGTTCAGCAACATCACCAGCACAAGCAGCAGCTCTGGTGGCAGCCGTGGAGGCTTTGGAGTGGTTGGTGGCAGCAGCATTGGCTAcagaggcagcagcagcagaggcGGCAGCAGTGGCTATGGGGGAGTCAGTGGCACTAGCAGCAGTGGCTATGGAGGGGTCAGCGGCAGTAGCAGCAGAGGCTATGGAGGAGTCAGTGGCAGTAGCAGCAGTGGCTATGGAGGCATCAGCGGCAGCAGCAGTGGGGGCCGGGTCAGCAGCGGGGGCTACCAGAGTGGCATCAGCGGGAGCAGGCTTGGCAGTGGAGGCAGCAGCTCCGTGAGCCAAAGTGGATTCAGCTCCAGCTCTGGTGGCATCCAGACCTCTGGAGGAGGTGGCTACAAGTCTGGAAGTGGAGGCAGCACCAGCATCCGCTTCTCCCAGACCACCAGCTCCAGCCAGCAAAGCTCCAAGTGA
- the LOC119541361 gene encoding keratin, type II cytoskeletal 2 oral-like isoform X2 has product MNRQVSKKSFSGGSHGFSGRSAVVSGSSRMSCVARSRGASGGACGFRSGGGGFGSQSLYNLGGYKSISMGVAAGGSRAGGFGGRRSICGSGFGGGYGGGFGGGFGGGFGGGRGVGGGFGGAGGFGGIGGFGGPGGFGGPGGFSVPGGFGGPGGFGPGGFPGGIQEVTINQSLLQPLNVEIDPQIGQVKAQEREQIKALNNKFASFIDKVRFLEQQNKVLETKWELLQQQPTGSGSNNLEPLFESYISVLRRQLDSLLAERGNLNNELKIVGDLVEDFKKKYEDEINKRTAAENEFVGLKKDVDAAYMNKVELQARVDSLADEINFLRNFYDMELSQMQTQVSDTNVVLSMDNNRCLDLDSIIAEVKAQYEEIAQRSKAEAEALYQTKLGELQTTAGRHGDDLRSTKSEIMELNRMIQRLRAEIENLKKQNANLQTAIAEAEQRGEMALKDARDKLNELEAALQKAKDDLARMLRDYQDLMNTKLALDVEIATYRKLLEGEECRMSGECQSAVSISVFSNITSTSSSSGGSRGSSGYGGVSGTSSSGYGGVSGSSSRGYGGVSGSSSSGYGGISGSSSGGRVSSGGYQSGISGSRLGSGGSSSVSQSGFSSSSGGIQTSGGGGYKSGSGGSTSIRFSQTTSSSQQSSK; this is encoded by the exons ATGAACAGACAAGTCTCCAAGAAGTCCTTCAGTGGAGGGAGCCACGGCTTCTCTGGCCGCTCTGCCGTGGTCTCTGGCAGCAGCAGGATGAGCTGTGTGGCCCGCTCTCGGGGAGCCAGCGGAGGGGCCTGTGGGTTCCGGAGCGGAGGTGGTGGCTTTGGCAGCCAGAGCCTCTACAACCTGGGAGGCTACAAGAGCATCTCCATGGGCGTGGCGGCCGGTGGCTCCAGGGCTGGTGGCTTTGGTGGAAGACGTAGCATCTGTGGCAGTGGCTTTGGAGGTGGCTATGGAGGTGGCTTTGGTGGTGGTTTTGGTGGTGGCTTTGGGGGTGGCAGAGGAGTAGGAGGTGGCTTCGGAGGAGCTGGTGGTTTTGGTGGTATTGGTGGCTTCGGTGGGCCTGGTGGTTTTGGTGGCCCTGGTGGCTTCAGTGTTCCTGGTGGCTTCGGTGGTCCTGGTGGCTTTGGCCCAGGTGGCTTCCCAGGTGGAATCCAGGAAGTGACTATCAACCAGAGCCTCCTACAGCCCCTCAATGTGGAGATTGACCCCCAGATTGGGCAAGTAAAGGCTCAAGAGCGGGAGCAGATCAAGGCCCTTAACAACAAGTTTGCTTCCTTCATTGACAAG GTGCGGTTTTTGGAGCAGCAGAACAAGGTCTTGGAAACCAAGTGGGAACTGCTCCAGCAGCAGCCCACGGGCTCCGGCTCCAACAACCTGGAGCCCTTGTTTGAATCCTACATCAGTGTCCTACGCAGGCAGTTGGATTCCCTTCTGGCGGAAAGGGGAAACCTGAATAATGAGCTGAAGATCGTGGGAGACCTGGTAGAAGACTTCAAAAAGAA gtatGAAGATGAGATCAACAAACGCACTGCAGCAGAGAACGAGTTTGTGGGGCTCAAGAAG GATGTGGATGCCGCTTACATGAACAAAGTGGAACTGCAGGCCCGTGTGGACAGCCTGGCAGATGAAAtaaacttcctgaggaacttctaTGATATG GAGCTGTCCCAGATGCAGACTCAGGTGTCTGACACCAACGTGGTCCTCTCCATGGACAACAACCGCTGCCTGGACCTGGACAGCATCATTGCCGAGGTCAAAGCCCAGTACGAGGAGATCGCCCAGAGGAGCAAGGCCGAGGCCGAGGCCCTGTACCAGACCAAG TTGGGAGAGCTGCAGACCACGGCCGGCAGGCACGGTGATGACCTGAGGAGCACCAAGAGCGAGATAATGGAGCTCAATAGGATGATCCAGAGGCTGCGGGCAGAGATCGAGAACCTCAAGAAGCAG AATGCCAACCTGCAGACAGCCATCGCGGAAGCCGAGCAGCGTGGGGAGATGGCCCTTAAGGACGCCCGGGACAAGCTGAATGAGCTGGAGGCCGCTCTGCAGAAGGCCAAGGACGACCTGGCCCGGATGCTGCGTGACTACCAGGACCTGATGAACACCAAGCTGGCCCTGGACGTGGAGATCGCCACCTACCGCAAGCTGCTGGAGGGCGAGGAGTGCAG GATGTCTGGGGAGTGTCAGAGTGCTGTGAGCATTT CGGTGTTCAGCAACATCACCAGCACAAGCAGCAGCTCTGGTGGCAGCC gcGGCAGCAGTGGCTATGGGGGAGTCAGTGGCACTAGCAGCAGTGGCTATGGAGGGGTCAGCGGCAGTAGCAGCAGAGGCTATGGAGGAGTCAGTGGCAGTAGCAGCAGTGGCTATGGAGGCATCAGCGGCAGCAGCAGTGGGGGCCGGGTCAGCAGCGGGGGCTACCAGAGTGGCATCAGCGGGAGCAGGCTTGGCAGTGGAGGCAGCAGCTCCGTGAGCCAAAGTGGATTCAGCTCCAGCTCTGGTGGCATCCAGACCTCTGGAGGAGGTGGCTACAAGTCTGGAAGTGGAGGCAGCACCAGCATCCGCTTCTCCCAGACCACCAGCTCCAGCCAGCAAAGCTCCAAGTGA
- the LOC119541361 gene encoding keratin, type II cytoskeletal 2 oral-like isoform X3, producing MNRQVSKKSFSGGSHGFSGRSAVVSGSSRMSCVARSRGASGGACGFRSGGGGFGSQSLYNLGGYKSISMGVAAGGSRAGGFGGRRSICGSGFGGGYGGGFGGGFGGGFGGGRGVGGGFGGAGGFGGIGGFGGPGGFGGPGGFSVPGGFGGPGGFGPGGFPGGIQEVTINQSLLQPLNVEIDPQIGQVKAQEREQIKALNNKFASFIDKVRFLEQQNKVLETKWELLQQQPTGSGSNNLEPLFESYISVLRRQLDSLLAERGNLNNELKIVGDLVEDFKKKYEDEINKRTAAENEFVGLKKDVDAAYMNKVELQARVDSLADEINFLRNFYDMELSQMQTQVSDTNVVLSMDNNRCLDLDSIIAEVKAQYEEIAQRSKAEAEALYQTKLGELQTTAGRHGDDLRSTKSEIMELNRMIQRLRAEIENLKKQNANLQTAIAEAEQRGEMALKDARDKLNELEAALQKAKDDLARMLRDYQDLMNTKLALDVEIATYRKLLEGEECRMSGECQSAVSISVFSNITSTSSSSGGSRGGFGVVGGSSIGYRGSSSRGGSSGYGGVSGSSSSGYGGISGSSSGGRVSSGGYQSGISGSRLGSGGSSSVSQSGFSSSSGGIQTSGGGGYKSGSGGSTSIRFSQTTSSSQQSSK from the exons ATGAACAGACAAGTCTCCAAGAAGTCCTTCAGTGGAGGGAGCCACGGCTTCTCTGGCCGCTCTGCCGTGGTCTCTGGCAGCAGCAGGATGAGCTGTGTGGCCCGCTCTCGGGGAGCCAGCGGAGGGGCCTGTGGGTTCCGGAGCGGAGGTGGTGGCTTTGGCAGCCAGAGCCTCTACAACCTGGGAGGCTACAAGAGCATCTCCATGGGCGTGGCGGCCGGTGGCTCCAGGGCTGGTGGCTTTGGTGGAAGACGTAGCATCTGTGGCAGTGGCTTTGGAGGTGGCTATGGAGGTGGCTTTGGTGGTGGTTTTGGTGGTGGCTTTGGGGGTGGCAGAGGAGTAGGAGGTGGCTTCGGAGGAGCTGGTGGTTTTGGTGGTATTGGTGGCTTCGGTGGGCCTGGTGGTTTTGGTGGCCCTGGTGGCTTCAGTGTTCCTGGTGGCTTCGGTGGTCCTGGTGGCTTTGGCCCAGGTGGCTTCCCAGGTGGAATCCAGGAAGTGACTATCAACCAGAGCCTCCTACAGCCCCTCAATGTGGAGATTGACCCCCAGATTGGGCAAGTAAAGGCTCAAGAGCGGGAGCAGATCAAGGCCCTTAACAACAAGTTTGCTTCCTTCATTGACAAG GTGCGGTTTTTGGAGCAGCAGAACAAGGTCTTGGAAACCAAGTGGGAACTGCTCCAGCAGCAGCCCACGGGCTCCGGCTCCAACAACCTGGAGCCCTTGTTTGAATCCTACATCAGTGTCCTACGCAGGCAGTTGGATTCCCTTCTGGCGGAAAGGGGAAACCTGAATAATGAGCTGAAGATCGTGGGAGACCTGGTAGAAGACTTCAAAAAGAA gtatGAAGATGAGATCAACAAACGCACTGCAGCAGAGAACGAGTTTGTGGGGCTCAAGAAG GATGTGGATGCCGCTTACATGAACAAAGTGGAACTGCAGGCCCGTGTGGACAGCCTGGCAGATGAAAtaaacttcctgaggaacttctaTGATATG GAGCTGTCCCAGATGCAGACTCAGGTGTCTGACACCAACGTGGTCCTCTCCATGGACAACAACCGCTGCCTGGACCTGGACAGCATCATTGCCGAGGTCAAAGCCCAGTACGAGGAGATCGCCCAGAGGAGCAAGGCCGAGGCCGAGGCCCTGTACCAGACCAAG TTGGGAGAGCTGCAGACCACGGCCGGCAGGCACGGTGATGACCTGAGGAGCACCAAGAGCGAGATAATGGAGCTCAATAGGATGATCCAGAGGCTGCGGGCAGAGATCGAGAACCTCAAGAAGCAG AATGCCAACCTGCAGACAGCCATCGCGGAAGCCGAGCAGCGTGGGGAGATGGCCCTTAAGGACGCCCGGGACAAGCTGAATGAGCTGGAGGCCGCTCTGCAGAAGGCCAAGGACGACCTGGCCCGGATGCTGCGTGACTACCAGGACCTGATGAACACCAAGCTGGCCCTGGACGTGGAGATCGCCACCTACCGCAAGCTGCTGGAGGGCGAGGAGTGCAG GATGTCTGGGGAGTGTCAGAGTGCTGTGAGCATTT CGGTGTTCAGCAACATCACCAGCACAAGCAGCAGCTCTGGTGGCAGCCGTGGAGGCTTTGGAGTGGTTGGTGGCAGCAGCATTGGCTAcagaggcagcagcagcagaggcGGCAGCAGTG GCTATGGAGGAGTCAGTGGCAGTAGCAGCAGTGGCTATGGAGGCATCAGCGGCAGCAGCAGTGGGGGCCGGGTCAGCAGCGGGGGCTACCAGAGTGGCATCAGCGGGAGCAGGCTTGGCAGTGGAGGCAGCAGCTCCGTGAGCCAAAGTGGATTCAGCTCCAGCTCTGGTGGCATCCAGACCTCTGGAGGAGGTGGCTACAAGTCTGGAAGTGGAGGCAGCACCAGCATCCGCTTCTCCCAGACCACCAGCTCCAGCCAGCAAAGCTCCAAGTGA